The following are encoded in a window of Bacteroidales bacterium genomic DNA:
- a CDS encoding Txe/YoeB family addiction module toxin → MTYKITILKNAEDDLVWFRKNDKQSYLKCFDLVRATAKTPGKGIGKSERLKYFENIVYSRRVNLEDRMIYTIYEDKKEIDISSFKGHYV, encoded by the coding sequence ATGACTTATAAAATAACCATTCTTAAAAATGCTGAAGATGACCTTGTCTGGTTCAGGAAAAACGACAAACAGAGTTACTTAAAGTGCTTTGATTTGGTACGGGCAACGGCAAAAACTCCGGGTAAAGGAATTGGAAAATCTGAACGACTAAAATATTTTGAAAATATTGTTTACAGTCGTAGAGTAAATTTGGAAGACAGAATGATTTATACAATATATGAAGATAAAAAAGAAATTGACATATCTTCATTCAAAGGACATTATGTATAA